The following proteins are co-located in the Colletotrichum lupini chromosome 4, complete sequence genome:
- a CDS encoding sorbitol dehydrogenase — translation MVATTMSPEAPVNGIAPAKSNGVVVVTELKQHDHHHHHEPTAVSANQETIQAPLPNPSLVVTADHQLKAEEAPVLAPKAGEALVHVKATGVCGSDIHFWKTGRIGTLVFEGDCIIGHEAAGVVIRVGEGVKNLKPGDRVAIEPGVPCGECFLCVDGRYNLCEDVQFSGVYPYHGTIQRYKCHPAKWLHKLPDNISYAEGALLEPLSVGMHGIRTAGLSLGVGAVVCGAGPIGLVTLAAARASGAHPLVITDIEPSRLAFAKTLVPSVITYKIDPALGNEGNGKAIRKLFGDDEYSAPRTVLECTGVESSICTAAFTVRRGGTVMVIGVGREIMNNLPFMHISLAEIKLEFINRYRDTWPAGIACLSSGILDLKSLISHTFPLEKAVDALTLASDYRNGSIKVQIVDETDSPIF, via the exons ATGGTCGCTACCACGATGTCGCCAGAGGCGCCTGTCAATGGCATTGCGCCCGCAAAGTCCAATGGCGTTGTCGTTGTAACAGAATTGAAGCAACAcgaccaccaccatcaccacgAGCCTACCGCGGTCAGTGCCAACCAAGAAACCATCCAGGCGCCGCTACCGAACCCTTCGCTGGTAGTCACAGCCGATCACCAGCTCAAGGCAGAGGAAGCGCCCGTTCTCGCACCAAAGGCGGGAGAGGCATTGGTCCACGTCAAGGCTACCGGAGTGTGCGG GTCTGACATCCACTTCTGGAAGACGGGCCGCATCGGAACGCTTGTGTTCGAGGGAGACTGCATCATCGGCCACGAGGCAGCAGGTGTCGTCATCCGCGTTGGCGAGGGCGTCAAGAACCTCAAGCCGGGAGACCGCGTCGCGATCGAACCAGGCGTGCCCTGTGGCGAATGCTTCCTCTGCGTCGACGGACGGTACAACCTCTGCGAAGATGTCCAGTTCTCTGGTGTTTACCCATACCATGGCACGATCCAGCGATACAAGTGCCACCCGGCCAAGTGGCTTCACAA GCTCCCCGACAACATCTCCTACGCCGAAGGCGCCCTCCTCGAACCCTTGAGCGTTGGCATGCACGGCATCCGCACCGCAGGCCTCTCTCTCGGCGTCGGCGCTGTCGTATGCGGTGCAGGCCCCATCGGCCTTGTCACCCTCGCCGCGGCGCGGGCCTCGGGCGCTCACCCGCTCGTCATCACCGACATTGAGCCCTCCCGCCTCGCCTTCGCCAAGACGTTAGTCCCGAGTGTCATTACATACAAGATTGACCCCGCGCTTGGCAACGAGGGCAACGGCAAGGCTATTCGCAAGCTGTTTGGCGACGACGAGTACAGCGCGCCCAGAACGGTGCTTGAGTGCACCGGTGTCGAGAGCAGCATCTGCACTGCCGCTTTCACTGTTCGTCGTGGTGGTACGGTTATGGTTATTGGTGTTGGAAGGGAGATTATGAACAACTTGCCATTTATGCACATTTCTCTTGCCGAG ATCAAGCTCGAGTTCATCAACAGATACCGCGACACGTGGCCTGCGGGCATCGCCTGCCTGAGCAGCGGCATCCTCGACCTCAAGAGCCTCATTTCTCACACTTTCCCTCTCGAGAAGGCAGTCGACGCCCTTACCCTCGCGTCAGACTACAGAAATGGTAGCATCAAGGTTCAGATTGTAGATGAGACTGACTCGCCCATCTTCTGA